In Gracilinanus agilis isolate LMUSP501 chromosome 1, AgileGrace, whole genome shotgun sequence, the sequence ataaactGTAAAACTAAAATAGTTCACTTGTAAACTATTCAAGATGTAAATAAACTTAGAGCCTTATTaccattttttgttttcctttacctgtctatttttataaatgtttaaaacgTGAAAGCCTATGTTGtgtaattatttttcaataaattatGCATATATCTACTCAAAATGtatcatattttaaacaaaaaaattaaatgcattttatttcttcaatatttaCGATTTCGGTGGCACTGACTTCTCTTGTATTTAGTTATGGCAACGTAAATTTCCCCCATTATTAAAAGCTTTTTGATAGGTGAGTAAAAGAAGCAGAAGCTAGCGGTTGTTCCTTGCCGGCCATACCAAAATCTCTGCCCTTTGGCTTTCCCTGGGCGGTTTTCCGCGAGGGGGAGGTTGAAGGGGCGTGGATACGTTTCTAGCCTTTGATTCTCCCCAGCAAATCCATTTGGGACACCTTTACCCCATGCTTGCATCGTTGACTGTTCCCAGGAGCTTTTTTTGTCTAGGGGCGGGCGGGGGGCTCGGTTAACTCAGGGAGCTGGGCTGGACCACCCCCAACCTGCGTCCAGGGCACTTCCGGTTCGGAGGCGGAGGACGTCAACCACCCTGGCCCCGCCCTGGGAGCCTCGCTTGGAGTTTCTGGTTCCCAGCCAGCACAGGTGAGTTTCCTATTAGGGAGTGGTGAGAGTGGCGGGCGGGCCACGTGACCCAAGAGCGCCCTAGAGCCGCGGGGAGGGGACGCTCGCAGGTGGGGGTGGGAACCAGGTGTGTGTGCTGGGCGGGCCCAGCCTCGGACCCGGGACTCTCGCTTTCCACCCCCAACTGCCGCCGTCCCGCTACAGAGCCACCCGCGCGGTAAGTGGAGACTCCCGAGGCAGAGGCGGGGGGTCCCCGGGCCGGGGAGCCGAGGGGCGGTAGCGGCTTCCGGAGGTCTCTGCGAGCCCCTGAACCAAAGGAGCTGGGCTACTCCTAAGCACCAGTGCGTCCGCCTTGGAGAGGGCAGGGGCAGGACACGAAGCACTACCCTTGGGCACCGGCTGCTCGGTGACTTGGAGTGGACTAGGACAGGGCTTCGAGCTTGACTCTGGCCCCTCTCCAGCTGGGGAGGGTCGGCCTGGGGCAGCGCCGCTTCCCAGGTGGCAAAACCCGGCCCTTAAATGGTTAAACGTCACTTTAAATTGTAGGTTAACGAAACCCCCTCCAGAACTGGTTTCAAAAAGCCGGTGGAGCTCCTCCTCCAAATTTAGGGGGTAGGAAGGAGCTGAACCTAGTATGACTGATTGCAGGGCTTCAGAAATGAGGCTGGCTTAGGACAGACCTGCTCAGGAATGCTGACTATTTATAAGTGTTCagtgtcagttattattattatttttggtaaTAGAAGCAGctgatgtaatggaaagagctctgaatAGGAGCGAGGCATAGGATCTGGGCACAAATTCTTTCGTGGTCTGAGATGtatgatcttaagcaagtcacttgacctatcTGAGATTCAAGTTCCTCAGCCGTAAAAAAGAGAACAGACTTTTTGGTTTCAGGAGCACTTTACACATCCCCAAATGCTTTTATGTAGATTATCTCTGGAATTTTTATAGTATTAGTAATTAAAACGGCTTagttttattgttaatattatataattattatgatgatgaaaaCGCATAGTTTTGACCCAGCAGATCTCTAAAAGGGATAGATTGTTCTCTGACCAGAGTTGTAGATccattggactaaatgacctctgagaacTGTCCTTTCTTGCCCTAAAATTGTGATCTTTTGAGTCCAGAAACTGCGTTGCACAGAAACACTGAAAAACATTTAATATTGTCCAACAAATTCTCTGGCTATATTTAAACTGACCGAAGTCTGGATCTGTCTTTGtcatttggggggagggaggcaggcttGCTTGTGAGATATACTTAAACAAATTGCATATTCACGGGAGACAGTGAACACATGGAGAACcaaaacaaagaccaaaaaacaAGCCAAACTGCTCTTGGATGCTGAACCTGTTTTTAAAAACACTCAGCTGCAAGCTcgaatcaaaattttaaaaacttttcaacTGGAACACCGCAGTAGTCCTTGAACTCACCTGAATGGAATGAATTATTTAGAGTCCTTAGGAAGTGAATGAGGTACActcatatttaagaaatgaattaGCATCTCCACTAGCTACTATTTTGAAATCATACAGTTTGGTGGTTTAATTTACTGTTGTCCACAGTTCTCCAAATGTCAGTGATGTCAAACATgttccttctcatctctgggtttcctttttcctcctgtcagatgagggaattgaaccCTTATAGCACCAATACTTCCTAATATTAATTCTATTGAAGTGTTATTGGCCAGGCTTTATTGTCATTGGTCCTAGAGAAACTGATGTATCTGTGAAAGTGAGTAGTTACCCCTTTGGTTTAGGGGCAGCATAACAGCAAATTCAGTCATTGACTTTCTCTGACAGTTTAAAATAATTAAGCACTGTGGCCTTCTATTTAAACTTTGTGAATTGTATAGTAGCTAATGGAGCAACAAATCTTTTATACATTCCCAAAGGATTTACTGATACTTGAGATGGGGAAAACTGAAATCTTTTTATCCTAGGTATTACTTGGGcaaactattttctcattttgaggATTCAGATAATTAATTGCAATcaagaaatttattaaaataattcactttggaattgcttgtctggctccaggatgggggagggaagaggggagtgagaacatgaatcatataaccatgggaaaatattcttaattaattaatttttaaaaataaagcttccTTTGGGCaaggcaataaaataaaataatccactttataattttttttaaaaaacccttaacttctgtcttagaatggatactaagtattggttccaaggcagagcagaaaggactaggcaattgagattaaatgacttgcccagggtcacagagctaggacttatttgaggtcacattttgaacccaggacttcttgtctccagaccttGCTCTaaatccactggaccacctagctgcctccacttCATAACTTTTATGGCACTTTGCAAACAAGGAACTTAAGTGCTGTTTTTGTGAATTCTTCCAGGTGATTCCTGAAATGCATTTTCCAGGTTTAAATAAAGAGAGCTAAAGGTCTATTCTTGAAGATCAACCAAAAGTTGTTATTAAAGTAATGCATTTTGTGGAGTGATACTCCCTTTTCCTGGTTAAATACAACCCCATTGTTCTAAACTTCAGGATAGGGAACaaggtttatattttttaaattgcataatTTTGATTGATGTGCTTTTTTATGCTTTTTAGTtattacattttttgttttgagGTGTTTTATCATCAAGGATTCAGTTTTGAAATTCCACATTGtcaaatatttatcttttctgttttatatGGACCAGTTATGATGTTAGCTATTATGTTTAACCTGTGATCTTTATCAAGGAGCTCCCATAATGAACTTTCTTAATTAAGACAAAATTGATTCCCTGTACTATGAATAGCCTCCTAATTTGGGCTGAAAGAAATCTGAGCCACCTGAAAAGAGTATTGTTTCTTAACTCATCAAATTACTGATATAATCatacttttaatattttgcttCAACATCTGAGAACAGAAGTTTATTTGTGGTTTCTtattaaaatagtatataaaacaTCTGAAAtagcttttcattttttacaataaTGTGTACATAGGGTTTCTTTAATCTAATTTACGGAGAACAAGGCTGCAAATATTTCATGTTATGTTTTGAAATTTAGAAcaagttttaaaatttggaaattaaatttgcATCTCAGGCTGTCTCTGTTTACTAGAATTGCTTAAACATGCAGTTCTGATTATTAGAAGCTTGGTTTCTGATCCTCAGAATATGAACAAAAAGATAATTTTGGGTACTGCTTGTATAAGagaaagggataaaccaaaggagATTATAACtgcataatatataattttaattttctgaaataGGAGTAAGAATCACAAATGTCGTCAAATGGCACAGTGCCTGAGAGATCTAGGAACCAAGGGAGGGTTTATGACCGTGTTCCAGTAGACTCCTCCTATCAAGATGGTACAATGAGGACACTGCAGAGTCTTCGAGACAGTGAATTAGCTGTGAGTGCAGATCCTTTGCCTCCTCCACCTCTCCCCTTACAGCCACCATTTGGCCCTGACTTTAATTCAAGTGACGCAGAAGAACCAGCTCTAGCCCCAGATATCAAACCTGTAAGGAGGTTTGTTCCAGACTCTTGGAAGAACTTctttaaggggaaaagaaatgaccCAGAATGGGACCAGCCCGTGTCTGAGATTAGGTATATTTCCGATGGTGTTGAGTGTTCCCCACCAGCCTCACCAGGAAGATCGAATCAACCCAGCTCCCATAAAGATCCATACAGAGAATCAAGTGGCACTTACAGTTCACGAAAAGAAACAGAAGCGTTTCTTCCTCAGGATCCATATGGATCTCTAGGACGCCACACACAGACGGCCCTGACTTACAGCGAGAAGGTGGAAGAGTACAACCAGAGATACTCCTACATGAAGTCATGGGCAGGACTGCTGAGAATTCTTGGGGTTGTGGAGCTGCTTTTAGGGGCCGGTGTCTTTGCTTGTGTCACAGCCTATATACATAAGGACAATGAATGGTATAACCTGTTTGGATACTCCCAGCCGTATGGGATGGGCACGGGTAGCCTGGGCAGCACGTACGGAGGCTACTACTACAATGGCCCTAAGACCCCCTTTATACTTGTTGTTGCTGGACTTGCTTGGATTGCAACCATTATCGTTCTAGTTCTTGGCATGTCCATGTATTATCGAACCATCCTTTTGGACTCCAGTTGGTGGCCTTTAACCGAGTTTGGAATTAATGTCTCCCTCTTCATTTTGTACATGGCTGCAGCCATTGTCTATGTAAACGATACCAATCGAGGTGGACTCTGCTATTATCCTTTATTTAACACACCTATAAATGCATCGTTTTGCCGAGTAGAAGGAGGACAAATCGCAGCAATGATATTTTTGTTCGTCACAATGATTGTTTATCTCATTAGTGCGATAGTTTGCCTAAAATTATGGAGGCATGAAGCAGCAAGGAGGCATAGAGAGTATATGGAACAACAAGGGGTAAGTCATAAAGCTGTTTTCAGATGAGcccaatgaatattttttttttgtcttttgtctttgagGTTTCAATAAATAGTCCCATGCCAGGAGATCTACTAATAGTTCTTCATCTGTCCTACAGGACAGAAGGAATGGATCTGTTTGTGtagaggaaaaaatttttatcttttagagTGTAGAAATCCATGACCTATGCTACTGATAAGCCATGGCATTCCTTTTCTTCCAGGCCAGTATTTCAACATTGCATCACTTCAGAAGTGGGcagcagttttttgttttgttttgttttgtttttaacctttaccttctgccttaaaatcaatactatgtattggttccaaggcagaagagtagtaagggctagacaatgggcattaagtgacttgcccagggtcacccagcagaaggtgtctgaggtcagatttgaacccaggacttcctgactctaggcctggctctcaatccacaaagctatccagctgccccaaacaaTATATGGTTTGTCTTCTGAATCATTTCTATTGATGTTTGAGGTGAAAATGAGGTTGCTAACTAACTTGACTATATAatctttgagatttcttccaggtttaaatctatgaacctattatcttagtttttaattattaaaataaaattcttaagagaATTCCAATAACTAATTCACTTTAAGAagtctctttttttgttctttgatgtAAATCAAATTTTGTAGATGTGCTGTTAGGTATATAGTTTGCTAAATTGTTGGATAAATAAAATTCCATGAAACAGTGTATTTACTGAAATAAAACTGCAGCTGCCAAAtctaaaattttttagaaataaattcttttaaaattattcaactagagggcagctgggtagctcagtggattgagagccaggcctagagatgggaggtcctaggttcaaatccggcctcagatacttcctagttgtgtgacccagggcaagtcatttaacccctatttactagcccttaccactcttctgccttggagcatacacagtattgactctaagacagaaggtaagggtttaaaaaaaaattattcaactaACTGCTTTCACTTACAGACATTACGAAAATATCTGCTTGGCCATCTaagagcctttaaaaaaaaaaaagaattatagcaaAACCTTTTGTTGAAATTAACTTTAATCAAACTggcaaaaatcttaaagtacACTTTTTAAACTCCATTTTAAACTGAaacaaattaatgtttttctttcctaCTCTAAGGAAGTGTGTTTAGAGGAATTTCCTGTACCAATGAAAGGGTCAGTATTTATCTTCATTTCAATCTGAGTTGTAAACAGTCACCAAACCATAGATTCTCTTTTTGCCACACCAAGATGTCACAGACAGCTTTATAAAAAAGGACCTGCAATATAGTAGGGCTTAAGCTGCACGCCACCTGATCAAGTGAAAATTGACACCTGTGATGATATCATTCACCACCCTGCTAGACCTATCTAGCTGATTTATAGCTTAGTctaaaaaaatgtgaataatttaaaaataagcccCCTGTGTATAGCATGAGGAAACTCAAAAGACCTTTTCTTTTCCAGGTGTTCTGCTTAAGTGATTGACACAAGATGCAGGTCTTAGGTTCCTAATACTGGCAGGGCTTACTCATTCTGTGCTAAAGCTCTTGTTACCTATGCACTTTATTTTGACTCACAAATCTAGAATATAAAATCTAAtctaaactcttctttttctaagtatggaaacagaaagacagagaagtgacttttccaagatcacacaagggGTTGGTGGTCAAACCAGAACTGGAATCCATGTTTCAAAACAGCTGGTGAAGGGCTCTTTCCTCTATTCTACAAAGTCTTGGAAGCACTGACATTTATGTTGTAGTAGCtttggtgacacagtggatagagttgccCAGGCTGGAGTCAGctagactcatctttctaagttcaaatctggcctcagacatttcctagctgtgtgactctgggcaagttgcttaaccctgtttgcctctgtttcctaatctgtcagatgggctggaggaggaaatggcaaatcattctagtatttttgccaagaaaaccccaaatggggtcacaaagagtcaggcatgacttaaatgataaaataataacaaacatttatgtttatgtttatgtttataagGAACGAcctgaagtatttttttaaacctgttgACTCCTTGTACAAGTTAGACAAACTCTTAATTATTCATGGTAATGGAAACTAGCAAAACATAGCATGGACCATTGAAATCTGTAGTTAATCCTAAAAAACTCTGCAGTTTAGCGATCCCTGTCAGTATTCCCAACTTATCAACTCTCCTAACTTATTCAAAATGAATGTTTTCCTAAAGTAGCCAGAAAGTTACATTTTCCAATCTTAAGGTAGGAATtggtttttacatgcaattgggaaaaattaaatattgaaaaaaaaattttgaggatATGAATTGAGTATCAGTGTTCTCCAAAGAATTCATTGATTTTAACAAATCAAAAAGAAgactataggatcatagatttagagctagaaagaaccccAGAGGGCATGTAGTCAGTTTAGTTAATAGCTTCACCCCAAGTATCATTTGACTCCATCATTTTCACTTTAAATATGAGACAAGCACAATGATTCAGAGGACAAACAATATAGTAATAACTTCCTCTTACTGCCCCTACCAACTTTCTCCTCAGCAATGAAGAAATGCTCAAAGGTCAGAAATGTACCTAGTTTGTTTTACTGGTTCATTTATTCAAATTTCTggcaaacattttaataaatacatgtgaagattaaaatgaatatgcaaaatactaaatattatatttatgaatattttattaataataaacttaacaaaagagactaactaaaagggtACTAACCAGCTCCCTCCcaagaaccaaagagaaagagggaggagttatagccaactataaaacaataatgtgaccacgcaaacatggaggctcaggagaaattaaagggaattttggggaaactaagggacttatggggaatgaaatccaaggttcaaaatgtccatttatacataccccccgtgatcctttgggagaccagtctccccaacggatcataaaaacatagtcaacatatata encodes:
- the MARVELD2 gene encoding MARVEL domain-containing protein 2 isoform X1, yielding MSSNGTVPERSRNQGRVYDRVPVDSSYQDGTMRTLQSLRDSELAVSADPLPPPPLPLQPPFGPDFNSSDAEEPALAPDIKPVRRFVPDSWKNFFKGKRNDPEWDQPVSEIRYISDGVECSPPASPGRSNQPSSHKDPYRESSGTYSSRKETEAFLPQDPYGSLGRHTQTALTYSEKVEEYNQRYSYMKSWAGLLRILGVVELLLGAGVFACVTAYIHKDNEWYNLFGYSQPYGMGTGSLGSTYGGYYYNGPKTPFILVVAGLAWIATIIVLVLGMSMYYRTILLDSSWWPLTEFGINVSLFILYMAAAIVYVNDTNRGGLCYYPLFNTPINASFCRVEGGQIAAMIFLFVTMIVYLISAIVCLKLWRHEAARRHREYMEQQGISEPCIPSKRTMHEVPTSDERQRDLEVNFKELRATKIKPELLSGHIPSGHIPKPIVMPDYVAKYPVIQSDDERERYKAVFKDQFSEYKELSAEVQAVLRKFDELDAVMSKLPHHSENRQEHERISKILQEFQKKKNDPTFLEKKERCEYLKNKLSHIKQRIQEYDKVMNWNIQGFS
- the MARVELD2 gene encoding MARVEL domain-containing protein 2 isoform X2; translated protein: MSSNGTVPERSRNQGRVYDRVPVDSSYQDGTMRTLQSLRDSELAVSADPLPPPPLPLQPPFGPDFNSSDAEEPALAPDIKPVRRFVPDSWKNFFKGKRNDPEWDQPVSEIRYISDGVECSPPASPGRSNQPSSHKDPYRESSGTYSSRKETEAFLPQDPYGSLGRHTQTALTYSEKVEEYNQRYSYMKSWAGLLRILGVVELLLGAGVFACVTAYIHKDNEWYNLFGYSQPYGMGTGSLGSTYGGYYYNGPKTPFILVVAGLAWIATIIVLVLGMSMYYRTILLDSSWWPLTEFGINVSLFILYMAAAIVYVNDTNRGGLCYYPLFNTPINASFCRVEGGQIAAMIFLFVTMIVYLISAIVCLKLWRHEAARRHREYMEQQGHEVPTSDERQRDLEVNFKELRATKIKPELLSGHIPSGHIPKPIVMPDYVAKYPVIQSDDERERYKAVFKDQFSEYKELSAEVQAVLRKFDELDAVMSKLPHHSENRQEHERISKILQEFQKKKNDPTFLEKKERCEYLKNKLSHIKQRIQEYDKVMNWNIQGFS